In Paenibacillus dendritiformis, the DNA window AATCATTTAGAATTTTTCGAGAATCCGGAAACAACTGAGCTTCTGATTTATGGGAAGCAATGATCTCGATAATATCGTGCGGTCTCGAATATCCGACATCCATACAGAAATTTTCGGCTAACCGATGAAAATGATTGTTTTGGGTTAAAAAATGTTTTGCAATATAGGGTTTCAATTCATTTAATTCAATTTGAAGTAATTTGCTTAACTTAACGATCATTCTCTCATTTGTATTAAATTGAACTAGTGTCCCCCCAAGATCGAAGCATATTCCCTTAATCATCTTTGTCTCGCCTCATTAGATTTCTTCAATGCATGAAACAAAGCCATCAAATCGGTTTTGGAGGTCTCATAAAAACTCATCTCTTCATATAACTGATTTGACTTCTCATGATTATCTGATCCGCGGGTGACAAATAACCCGAGTTCTTCTGCTTTTGTCTTAATATGATCCATAGTTGCATGGCGGTTCCTCTTATTCAATTCAAGCGCACAAAGATTAATATCCATATTCAGACAATCTCTCATTAAATGGAGCTTATCACCATTAGGATGTGCAAAAACCGTAATCCCTTCTTTAAAAAGTTCATTGATTTCAAGCTGGCCATAATTACGAATTGACAAATTACCGCTTGTGTCATGCTCAGGATAGTCCTCATCATCGATACCCCTAACAGAAAAAAGCGGTGACAAGAGCCTGGACGGGTACATGGAACTTCCAAAAATATGTTTATACTTGCTTTTGAATCGATTAATGGCTAATGTTCTTAATTTGGCTCTTGTTTCAGACGGGTCCGATTTAATGTCCTGCTCGATATGACTTACTATTTCCCCTAATGGAATGTTGCAAGGTTCTAGCTTGGCATGAATATAGGAAATCAGGGATGGATATTCCGGTGTTGATACTTTGCAAGCTTTCAAGTATTGTTCATACTCAGAAATAGAAAAATGTATATGGTATTGATTTGAAAAATAGTTTAAAGTCTGATTCCTTTCAATTTGATCAAATTGCCTTTCTGCTCTCCTCCAAAATGCAGCTATATTATTCTCAAGGTTGTTTTTCAAGGCCGTGCTTTCTGGATTAAAACCATATTTCAATATATGGCACATATCTCCATACTCTTTATACCTTACGGTGAATTCAATTCCTGGAATAATAATTGGAATGGATCTTCCTATTAAAGAATATTCCCTCACAATATCTTTTATAATGTGATATGCCTGAACAGAATCGTGATCGGTAATGGAGATCACATCGAACTGGAGCTCCGCAGCGCGCTCAATGATGTCTTGTACCGTCTGCTTGCCATCTGCAGAAAAGTCTGAGTGGGTATGCAGATCAACGTAGTAAATATATTGATCTTTATCTAGAAGCGCTTGGAGCTGATTAAGACTTTCCAAATTATACTGTTCCCAGAAAAATATAGACAATATTCAACACCTCCTTAACCCCCGTTTATTTCGAGACAATATGCCGAAACTTCATTTCTGAGTTGTTCTTTCAAGCTTTTGACATCGACATCTTTCAATTTTCCGTATTTGACCAACATATCAAGTGAGAGTATCGCAATTTGATAGCGGCTTACGCCATTTCTGATCATTTTATAAAAATCCGGGGCGGAACTGTCGCCTTCATCTTGATAGCCGAGAATACGAAAATTAGTGACATGGAGCCTCTCGAATAGCAGAGCTTTCATTGCGGAAGGATAACCATGAAAGTTAAAAATAACTGGTAACCTCGATGGAAAAATGGTCTCGAAATGTTCTTGTGCCAGAGCATGCCCAAATATTTTAGGAGAACCAAGTACAGTAATGTCGATAACGGAAACAAATCTAACTTTAATCTCAGGAACCATCAGTTTTAAAAGCGCAATACTCTCTATGCATTCCCTTGTCGGGTAGTCCCCTGCAGCAGCAAAGATAATGTCAGGATGAGCATCAGAAAAATGACTCCATTCAGCTATTCCCTTACTTACCTGTGCCTGTGCTTGTTCGATAGTCGTCCATTGCGGCATTTCCCTTTTCGAAGAAATGATGACGTTAATTCGATTGTCACTTTTTAGACATGCATCCACACAAGCTAATAAAGTGTTGGCATCACTTGGAAAATAACATCTTACAAATGAAAAGTTTTTGCCCACAGCCATATTAATAAATTCAGGATTTTGATGTGAATACGTATTCGCCCAACACACACTGGTTAATAAATAATTGATGGAAGGGACAGACTCCCTCCAAGAAACGTTCTGTGATTGCGACAGGAATTTGGCATACTGAGTCATCATGCTTCCAAATATCGGAGCAAACGCCTCATATGTGGGTAAGATGCCTCGACGTCCGGTTTGCAAATACCCTTGCAACCACCCGTGGCATACATGCTCACTTAAAATTTCCATAATCCTTCCATTTAAAGCGGTATCAATCTCTTCTAAACCAATTCGGTTATATGCCTTTTTTGTATGTAGCAAAATGCCCCCCAACCCATTTGAAACCAGTTCATCAGGCGACATAATTCTAAAGTTCTCGTTCTTCTCGTTTAAGTTGAACACTTCACTTAAGTACGGAACAATAATTTCGATATTTTTCATATACTTTTTTTCTATGGGGCTGATGGCATGTTTTTTTACGCTTGGGAAAATGAGTTCTTTTACGCTATCCTTAATTCTGGTTAGGCTTTGCCCTATTCGTTTGTTGCCTGCAGGTATGATGCTCCGAATTGCTTGGGAAAGAGAACCGTTGTCATCGAATAATTCAACTGGATTATAAGATTTTAACCAATTTTCCAGTAACTCAACGGAAGAGCAGGGAGCAGGAACAGGATTTTTGTGAGAGCTCGCCCTCCCTTCACTAAAAGGACCAGTCCATCCCTTCGGTGTTTTGAGTATCAGCATCGGCCACCTCACATCTGGAAGGCTCTTCTTTTTAATCCCGTTAATTTGCATATACGCCGTTTCCAAGGCAGCGTAGATTTCGAAGTGATTTCCAGTTACCAACAAAGGAAGATAACCTAATCCCGTAAAATAGGAAATAAGTTCTTCATTTGTCAAGGTCGACAATATTGAGCGCCCTCCCATCCTATATCCGTTTAAATGAAGGATTGGGAGGACAACCCCTGATTTTTCCGGGTCCAAATATTTATTGCTTTGCCATGCTGCAGCTGTAGGCCCCGTCTCAGCCTCTCCGTCACCAACTATGCATACCGTTATGACTTCCGGCCGATCCAAGACAGAGCCATAAGCAACGCTCAATGCATAACCAAGTTCGCCACCGTCAACAATAACGCCGGGAAGATGGGGACTTACCTCTGTCCGGAATCCTTGACTGTGCCCAAATAAATATGTTAAACGCCCAACTCCAGGCTCATCTACGGTGAGTTCGGGATAATACTCTTGCAGCGATCGCTCGAGGAACAAATTAGAGAGCAAGGCGCATGCCGCATGCCCGGGGCCAACGACCAGATTTACATCCACATCGTACCTGCAAATAAAAGCATTTAAATGCGCATAAATAAAGTTAATTCCAGGACTGGTTCCCCAATGTCCAGGCACCACCTCTTTAAGATGTTCCGCTTTTAACTTCTCTTTCAAAAAAAAGTTCTGTTTCAAATACATTTGAAGCACCGTGATGTAATTACTAGCCCGCCAATACTTGTCAATCAAATCAATTTGATCGGACTTACTTAAGTATTTTTTAGCATGAAGTAATGTATCACCAGTCATCTTGTAACCCCATTTTCCATAAGATTCAACTCAAATTCTTGATGCCATTATTAGGTCATTGACGTGAGCAATTTACACTATACTTCTTCATGGACAACAGGTTTTTAAAATTTAATTTTATACACGCACA includes these proteins:
- a CDS encoding phosphoketolase family protein, translated to MTGDTLLHAKKYLSKSDQIDLIDKYWRASNYITVLQMYLKQNFFLKEKLKAEHLKEVVPGHWGTSPGINFIYAHLNAFICRYDVDVNLVVGPGHAACALLSNLFLERSLQEYYPELTVDEPGVGRLTYLFGHSQGFRTEVSPHLPGVIVDGGELGYALSVAYGSVLDRPEVITVCIVGDGEAETGPTAAAWQSNKYLDPEKSGVVLPILHLNGYRMGGRSILSTLTNEELISYFTGLGYLPLLVTGNHFEIYAALETAYMQINGIKKKSLPDVRWPMLILKTPKGWTGPFSEGRASSHKNPVPAPCSSVELLENWLKSYNPVELFDDNGSLSQAIRSIIPAGNKRIGQSLTRIKDSVKELIFPSVKKHAISPIEKKYMKNIEIIVPYLSEVFNLNEKNENFRIMSPDELVSNGLGGILLHTKKAYNRIGLEEIDTALNGRIMEILSEHVCHGWLQGYLQTGRRGILPTYEAFAPIFGSMMTQYAKFLSQSQNVSWRESVPSINYLLTSVCWANTYSHQNPEFINMAVGKNFSFVRCYFPSDANTLLACVDACLKSDNRINVIISSKREMPQWTTIEQAQAQVSKGIAEWSHFSDAHPDIIFAAAGDYPTRECIESIALLKLMVPEIKVRFVSVIDITVLGSPKIFGHALAQEHFETIFPSRLPVIFNFHGYPSAMKALLFERLHVTNFRILGYQDEGDSSAPDFYKMIRNGVSRYQIAILSLDMLVKYGKLKDVDVKSLKEQLRNEVSAYCLEINGG
- a CDS encoding PHP domain-containing protein, encoding MSIFFWEQYNLESLNQLQALLDKDQYIYYVDLHTHSDFSADGKQTVQDIIERAAELQFDVISITDHDSVQAYHIIKDIVREYSLIGRSIPIIIPGIEFTVRYKEYGDMCHILKYGFNPESTALKNNLENNIAAFWRRAERQFDQIERNQTLNYFSNQYHIHFSISEYEQYLKACKVSTPEYPSLISYIHAKLEPCNIPLGEIVSHIEQDIKSDPSETRAKLRTLAINRFKSKYKHIFGSSMYPSRLLSPLFSVRGIDDEDYPEHDTSGNLSIRNYGQLEINELFKEGITVFAHPNGDKLHLMRDCLNMDINLCALELNKRNRHATMDHIKTKAEELGLFVTRGSDNHEKSNQLYEEMSFYETSKTDLMALFHALKKSNEARQR